One Microaerobacter geothermalis genomic window carries:
- the rpoN gene encoding RNA polymerase factor sigma-54, with protein MDMGFGLFQQQVQKLIITPELRQAITILQYSALDLLEFLQEQMKENPLIELKDNEEKGEQEAPVSDAQKPDMDWEEYFSHHWSEGVVRSGEEKPSPFDFIASKDSSLQSVLEEQVRYTEVADEMKQVAMFIIGNLDERGYLDISLDQIAEKCQVPLEKAEEALYLVQSFEPSGVGARSLKECLLIQLDHLQIEDSLTERVIEKYLDDLAAHRIQKIAGELGVSEREVQSIADFIRTLNPRPGDMYHAEPPRYIVPDVYIEKVEGNYVVLVNDGITPRLSINSYYERMLRSSQSQHQEAKKYIHEKLQSAMWLLKSMEQRRLTLLRVTEAIVEAQRDFLEYGISRLKPLTLKEVAEKVGLHESTISRATSHKYAQTPRGVFELKFFFNSGLSTASGGAASAKTVQLRIKQLIDHEDKSRPLSDQKLADLLAEEGIEISRRTVSKYREEMNIPSSAKRKRY; from the coding sequence ATGGACATGGGCTTTGGGTTGTTTCAACAGCAAGTACAAAAATTGATCATCACACCTGAACTGCGGCAGGCCATTACCATTCTTCAGTACTCTGCCTTGGATTTGTTGGAATTTCTGCAGGAACAGATGAAAGAGAATCCGTTGATTGAGCTAAAGGATAACGAAGAGAAAGGGGAACAGGAAGCTCCTGTTTCAGACGCTCAAAAACCAGATATGGATTGGGAAGAGTATTTTTCCCATCATTGGTCTGAAGGTGTGGTCAGAAGTGGTGAAGAGAAGCCAAGCCCCTTTGATTTTATTGCATCAAAGGACTCTTCCCTTCAAAGTGTTCTTGAAGAGCAGGTAAGATATACGGAAGTAGCCGATGAGATGAAGCAAGTGGCTATGTTTATTATAGGAAATCTGGATGAACGGGGATATCTGGATATATCCCTTGATCAGATTGCAGAGAAGTGCCAGGTTCCTTTAGAAAAGGCTGAAGAAGCCCTATATCTCGTTCAAAGCTTTGAACCCAGCGGAGTGGGAGCCAGATCCTTGAAGGAATGCCTGCTGATTCAGTTGGATCATTTGCAAATAGAGGATTCTTTAACGGAAAGGGTGATCGAAAAGTATCTGGATGATTTGGCAGCCCACCGCATCCAGAAAATTGCCGGAGAGCTGGGTGTGTCGGAGAGGGAAGTCCAAAGCATCGCGGACTTTATCCGAACATTAAATCCAAGACCCGGGGATATGTATCATGCTGAACCGCCGCGTTATATTGTTCCGGATGTTTATATTGAAAAGGTTGAAGGGAACTACGTGGTGCTTGTCAATGATGGAATCACCCCAAGGCTGTCCATCAATAGTTATTACGAGAGAATGCTCCGTTCTTCCCAGTCCCAGCATCAAGAGGCGAAAAAATATATCCATGAGAAACTGCAGTCAGCCATGTGGCTGTTAAAGAGCATGGAACAAAGGAGACTCACTCTGCTAAGGGTGACGGAAGCCATTGTAGAGGCTCAAAGGGATTTTTTGGAATATGGAATATCCCGGCTAAAGCCATTGACACTAAAGGAAGTAGCGGAAAAAGTAGGACTTCATGAGTCGACCATTAGCCGGGCCACCAGCCATAAATATGCCCAAACCCCCCGGGGAGTATTTGAGCTAAAATTTTTCTTTAACTCAGGTCTTTCTACTGCCTCAGGAGGGGCAGCATCCGCAAAGACCGTTCAATTAAGAATAAAGCAATTGATTGATCATGAAGATAAGAGCAGACCCTTGTCTGACCAAAAGCTTGCCGATTTGCTTGCAGAAGAGGGAATTGAAATCTCCAGAAGAACCGTGTC